A single Musa acuminata AAA Group cultivar baxijiao chromosome BXJ2-1, Cavendish_Baxijiao_AAA, whole genome shotgun sequence DNA region contains:
- the LOC103992001 gene encoding zinc finger protein BRUTUS isoform X3, giving the protein MAMRTPFTTREEGQRFESMDPSSSSSLLERLRSSDGSSPLIFFVFFHKAIRSELDRLHRAAVALATDGVGDVESVSRRCRFLFSMYQHHSNAEDEVVFPALDKRVKNVARTYFLEHKGEHDLFKHLFDLLDLNVHNDGIARRELASCTGAIQTSIMQHIYKEEEQVFPLFIEKFSLKEQADLVWQFLCSIPVYIMVDFLPWLSSCVSQDEHKDMMTCLCKVVPKERLLQQVIFEWMKGKSFTNQSMSHNDVSWCCIDHANTRKRKHAESDSNFVDSPRAHPINEILDWHNAIRKEVNDIAKEARQIQLSRDFSDLSTFYSRLEFVADVCIYHSIAEDQILFPAVDMPVSFVEDHAEEKNQFNNLRCLIKRIKCAGVNSVSPEFYSKICSHADRIMATIQRHFNVEEAQVLPIARISFSPEKQRKIIYRSICVMPLRLIERALPWFVATLCEDEARSFLQNMKLAASSSETALVTLFAGWACKGQLHNISRSGRFTCLSLKVADGFIQEEKDKIEQNCGQAFCAFASPLREISAVHTENDKDPVDRCCFPQSCRNNNEVGSLDILVLQKHFSNKQTCFASGLGLNSNSLPVDSMSKKSECSLSCNSSAPHINSNLFSWETEITSSNSAHEFRPIDTIFKFHKAIRKDLEYLDMESEKLIGCDDYEAFLCNFSGRFCLLWGLYKAHSNAEDRIVFPALESRETLHNVSHSYILDHKQEEKLFSDISAVLTELSQLRETNNKTYKMADTTGSDCSYSVHDICWTRKHNALAIKLQSMCRSIRVTLDQHVFMEELELWPLFDSYFSFEEQDKIVGCIIGMTGAEILQSMLSWVTSVLTEEEHDKMMETWKEATKNTMFNEWLNEWWGARPISSHDPEEANVLPKGMEQQENLDQIDQTFKPGWNDIFRMNQNELESEIRKVSRDITLDPRRKAYIIQNLMTSRWLAAAAKQKLPHASTSEDKNGDVPGCSPSYRDLEQQIFGCEHYKRNCKLLAACCKKLFTCRFCHDSVSDHTMDRPDASLGVLIS; this is encoded by the exons ATGGCGATGAGGACGCCATTTACGACGAGAGAGGAGGGACAGCGATTCGAATCTATGGATCCCTCTTCTTCGTCCTCTTTGCTTGAGCGGCTGAGGAGCTCAGACGGGTCCTCGCCGCtgatcttcttcgtcttcttccacAAGGCGATACGGTCCGAGCTCGACCGCCTTCACCGCGCCGCTGTAGCGCTTGCCACGGATGGCGTGGGAGACGTCGAGTCCGTCTCCAGGCGCTGCAGATTCCTCTTTTCCATGTACCAGCACCACTCCAATGCTGAGGACGAG GTTGTTTTTCCAGCCCTTGACAAACGTGTGAAGAATGTTGCAAGAACATATTTTCTTGAGCACAAAGGGGAACATGACCTTTTTAAACATTTATTTGATTTACTGGACTTAAATGTTCATAATGACGGCATTGCTAGAAGAGAACTTGCTTCATGTACTGGTGCTATACAAACGTCAATTATGCAGCACATATATAAGGAGGAGGAGCAG GTTTTCCCACTCTTTATTGAGAAATTTTCACTTAAGGAGCAAGCTGATTTGGTTTGGCAGTTCCTGTGTAGCATCCCTGTGTACATAATGGTAGACTTCCTTCCATGGCTTTCTTCTTGTGTCTCACAGGATGAACATAAGGATATGATGACATGTTTATGTAAAGTAGTACCAAAAGAAAGGCTTCTTCAGCAG GTTATATTTGAATGGATGAAAGGGAAAAGTTTCACAAACCAGAGTATGAGCCATAATGATGTATCATGGTGCTGCATTGATCATGCCAATACCAGGAAGAGGAAACATGCAGAATCAGATAGCAATTTTGTTGATTCACCAAGGGCACACCCAATAAATGAAATTTTGGACTGGCATAATGCTATCAGAAAGGAGGTTAatgacattgcaaaagaagcaagacAAATACAACTTTCTCGAGATTTCTCTGATCTATCTACCTTCTATTCAAGGCTTGAATTTGTTGCTGATGTATGCATCTATCACAG TATAGCTGAAGATCAAATTTTATTTCCAGCAGTGGATATGCCAGTCTCATTTGTGGAAGATCATGCTGAAGAAAAGAATCAGTTTAACAACCTCAGGTGCCTAATCAAGCGTATCAAATGTGCTGGTGTCAACTCAGTTTCTCCTGAATTTTACTCAAAGATATGTTCACATGCAGATCGTATTATGGCGACTATTCAAAGGCACTTCAATGTTGAGGAAGCTCAG GTGCTTCCTATAGCAAGGATATCTTTCTCTCCTGAAAAGCAACGGAAGATTATTTATCGGAGCATATGTGTAATGCCACTAAGACTTATAGAGCGTGCTTTACCATGGTTTGTAGCAACACTTTGTGAGGATGAAGCTAGGTCATTCCTCCAGAATATGAAACTGGCAG CCTCATCATCTGAGACAGCACTAGTTACACTTTTTGCTGGTTGGGCATGCaagggtcaactgcacaatatctCGAGATCTGGCAGGTTTACATGCTTGTCTTTAAAAGTGGCAGATGGTTTCATTCAAGAAGAGAAGGATAAGATAGAACAGAATTGTGGTCAAGCATTCTGTGCATTTGCTTCTCCATTAAGAGAGATATCAGCTGTCCATACAGAGAATGACAAGGATCCTGTTGACCGATGTTGCTTCCCACAATCTTGTAGAAACAATAATGAGGTTGGAAGTTTAGATATTTTAGTTCTCCAAAAGCATTTTTCCAATAAGCAAACTTGCTTTGCTTCTGGATTAGGACTTAACAGCAATAGCCTACCTGTAGATTCCATGTCTAAAAAATCAGAGTGTTCCTTGTCTTGCAATTCTTCTGCTCCTCATATAAACTCAAATCTCTTTTCATGGGAGACAGAAATCACCTCATCCAATTCGGCACATGAATTCAGGCCTATTGATACCATATTTAAGTTTCATAAAGCAATTCGTAAAGATTTAGAATATTTGGATATGGAGTCCGAAAAGCTTATAGGttgtgatgactatgaggcatttCTTTGCAattttagtggaagattttgtttGTTGTGGGGCCTTTATAAAGCTCACAGTAATGCTGAAGATCGTATTGTATTTCCGGCTTTAGAATCAAGAGAAACCCTTCACAATGTTAGCCACTCCTATATTCTGGACCACAAACAGGAGGAGAAGTTATTTTCAGATATATCTGCAGTTCTGACAGAGCTTTCACAATTACGTGAAACGAATAACAAGACATATAAGATGGCTGACACAACTGGAAGTGACTGCAGTTACTCTGTCCATGATATTTGTTGGACAAGGAAGCACAATGCACTTGCTATCAAGCTTCAAAGTATGTGCAGATCCATACGAGTTACTTTGGACCAACATGTTTTTATGGAGGAACTTGAACTCTGGCCATTGTTTGACAGctacttctcttttgaggagcAAGACAAGATAGTTGGATGCATAATTGGGATGACTGGAGCAGAAATTCTTCAGTCAATGTTATCCTGGGTAACTTCTGTTCTAACAGAAGAGGAACATGACAAGATGATGGAAACATGGAAGGAAGCTACCAAAAACACTATGTTTAATGAGTGGCTGAATGAATGGTGGGGTGCAAGACCTATTTCTTCACATGACCCTGAAGAGGCAAATGTTCTTCCAAAAG GAATGGAACAACAAGAGAACCTAGATCAAATTGATCAGACATTCAAGCCTGGTTGGAATGATATTTTTCGAATGAATCAAAATGAGCTGGAGTCAGAGATACGAAAGGTTTCTCGAGACATAACACTTGATCCACGAAGAAAGGCATATATTATTCAAAATCTTATGACAAG TCGCTGGTTAGCTGCTGCTGCTAAACAGAAATTGCCACATGCATCTACCAGTGAGGACAAAAATGGTGATGTTCCAGGATGTTCTCCATCATATAGGGATCTGGAGCAACAGATATTTGGTTGTGAGCACTATAAAAGAAACTGCAAGCTTCTTGCTGCTTGTTGTAAGAAGCTCTTCACATGCAGGTTCTGCCACGACAGCGTCAGTGATCACACAATGGATAG ACCTGATGCAAGCCTGGGAGTCCTTATCTCATGA